A single genomic interval of Pangasianodon hypophthalmus isolate fPanHyp1 chromosome 8, fPanHyp1.pri, whole genome shotgun sequence harbors:
- the rpl10a gene encoding 60S ribosomal protein L10a yields MSKVSRDTLYEAVREVQAGSIAKRRKFLETVELQISLKNYDPQKDKRFSGTVRLKTTPRPKFSVCVLGDQQHCDEAKAAEIPHMDIEALKKLNKNKKLVKKLAKKYDAFLASESLIKQIPRILGPGLNKAGKFPSLLTHNENLNTKVDEVKSTIKFQMKKVLCLAVAVGHVRMTEDELVYNIHLSVNFLVSLLKKNWQNVRALYIKSTMGKPQRLY; encoded by the exons ATGAG CAAGGTCTCAAGAGATACGTTGTACGAGGCTGTTCGTGAGGTCCAGGCTGGCTCCATTGCCAAGAGGAGAAA GTTCCTGGAAACTGTGGAGCTGCAGATCAGCTTGAAGAACTATGATCCCCAGAAGGACAAGCGTTTCTCAGGCACTGTCAG GCTGAAGACCACTCCACGTCCCAAGTTCTCAGTGTGCGTTCTTGGTGACCAGCAGCATTGTGATGAAGCCAAGGCTGCCGAGATCCCACACATGGACATTGAGGCACTCAAAAAGCTCAACAAGAACAAGAAGTTGGTCAAGAAACTGG CAAAGAAATACGATGCCTTCCTGGCTTCCGAGTCCCTGATTAAGCAGATCCCTCGTATCCTGGGCCCTGGCCTGAACAAAGCCGGAAAGTTCCCCTCTCTGCTCACCCACAACGAGAACCTGAATACCAAGGTGGATGAGGTCAAATCCACAATCAAATTCCAGATGAAAAAG GTGCTGTGTCTGGCTGTGGCAGTGGGCCATGTTAGGATGACTGAGGATGAGCTGGTCTACAACATTCATCTCTCTGTTAACTTCCTGGTGTCTCTCCTGAAGAAGAACTGGCAGAATGTCAGAGCCCTCTACATTAAGAGCACCATGGGAAAGCCTCAGCGTCTCTATTAG